A genomic region of Oryza glaberrima chromosome 1, OglaRS2, whole genome shotgun sequence contains the following coding sequences:
- the LOC127758496 gene encoding probable glutathione S-transferase GSTF1, whose amino-acid sequence MAPVKVFGPAMSTNVARVLVCLEEVGVEYELVNIDFKAMEHKSPEHLKRNPFGQMPAFQDGDLLLFESRAVGRYILRKYKTSEANLLREGNLTEAAMVDIGIEVEIHQYYPVISSIVYECLFNPAMYGVPTNQKVVDDSLEKLKKVLEVYEARLSQNTYLAGNFLSFVDLSHFPFTFYFMATPYASLLDKYPHVKAWWDGLAARPSIKKVTAAMVLPLKA is encoded by the exons ATGGCACCGGTGAAGGTGTTTGGTCCGGCCATGTCGACGAACGTGGCGCGGGTGCTGGTGTGCCTGGAGGAGGTCGGTGTCGAGTACGAGCTCGTCAACATCGACTTCAAGGCCATGGAGCATAAGAGCCCCGAACACCTCAAGCGCAAC CCGTTTGGTCAAATGCCAGCTTTCCAGGACGGGGATCTGCTTCTCTTCG AGTCCCGCGCGGTAGGAAGGTACATCCTTCGCAAGTACAAGACCAGCGAGGCCAACCTACTGCGGGAAGGCAACCTGACTGAGGCTGCCATGGTGGACATCGGGATCGAGGTGGAGATACACCAGTACTATCCGGTGATCTCGTCGATCGTGTATGAATGCCTCTTCAACCCGGCCATGTACGGTGTCCCGACCAACCAAAAGGTGGTCGATGATAGCCTGGAGAAGCTGAAGAAAGTGCTGGAGGTGTATGAGGCCCGTCTATCGCAGAATACGTATTTGGCTGGCAATTTCCTCAGCTTTGTGGACCTCAGCCACTTCCCCTTCACCTTCTACTTCATGGCGACGCCATACGCTTCACTACTCGACAAGTACCCTCATGTGAAGGCATGGTGGGATGGGCTCGCGGCGAGGCCCTCCATAAAGAAGGTCACCGCTGCCATGGTTCTTCCCCTGAAGGCATAA